The following are encoded together in the Neomonachus schauinslandi chromosome 15, ASM220157v2, whole genome shotgun sequence genome:
- the RAPGEFL1 gene encoding rap guanine nucleotide exchange factor-like 1 isoform X3, translating into MILKSPLLPPNQDSLSIDILLDDIVLTHSLFLPTEKFLQELHQYFVWAGGMEGPEGLGRKQACLAMLLHFLDTYQGLLQEEEGAGHIIKDLYLLIMKDESLYQDLREDTLRLHQLVETVELKIPEESQPPSKQVKPLFRHFRRIDSCLQTRVAFRGSDEIFCRVYMPDHSYVTIRSRLSASVQDILGSVTEKLQYSEEPAGREDSLILVAVASSGEKVLLQPTEDCVFTTLGINSHLFACTRDSFEALMPLPEEIQVSPGDTEIHRVEPEDVANHLTAFHWELFRCVHELEFVDYVFHGERGRRETANLELLLQRCSEVTHWVATEVLLCEAPGKRAQLLKKFLKIAAICKQNQDLLSFYAVVMGLDNAAVSRLRLTWEKLPGKFKNLFRKFENLTDPCRNHKSYREVISKMKPPVIPFVPLILKDLTFLHEGSKTLVDGLVNIEKLHSVAEKVRTIRKYRSRPLCLDTEASPHHLQTKAYVRQFQVIDNQNLLFELSYKLEANSQ; encoded by the exons ATATTCTGCTGGATGACATCGTCCTCacccattctctcttcctccccacggAGAAATTTCTGCAGGAGCTACACCAGTA TTTTGTTTGGGCAGGAGGCATGGAGGGCCCTGAGGGGCTGGGCCGGAAGCAGGCCTGTCTAGCCATGCTCCTTCATTTCCTGGACACCTACCAGGGGCTGctgcaggaggaagagggggccGGCCACATCATCAAG gATCTGTACCTGCTGATCATGAAGGATGAGTCCCTTTACCAGGACCTCCGAGAGGACACATtgaggctgcaccagcttgtgGAAACAGTGGAGCTAAA GATCCCAGAGGAAAGCCAGCCACCCAGCAAGCAAGTGAAGCCACTCTTCCGTCACTTCCGCCGCATTGACTCCTGTCTGCAGACCCGAGTGGCCTTCCGGGGCTCTGATGAGA TCTTCTGCCGGGTCTACATGCCTGACCACTCTTACGTGACCATCCGCAGCCGCCTCTCGGCGTCTGTGCAGGACATCCTGGGCTCTGTGACAGAGAAATTGCAGTACTCGGAGGAGCCTGCGGGGCGTGAGGACTCCCTCATCCTGGTAGCTGTGGCTTCCTCTGGAG AGAAGGTCCTTCTCCAGCCCACTGAAGACTGTGTCTTCACCACACTGGGCATCAACAGCCACCTGTTTGCCTGCACGCGGGACAGCTTTGAGGCCCTG ATGCCCCTCCCTGAGGAGATCCAGGTCTCCCCCGGAGATACAGAGATCCACCGAGTGGAGCCCGAGGACGTTGCCAACCACCTTACTGCCTTCCACTGGGAGCTCTTCCGATGTGTGCACGAG CTGGAATTCGTGGACTACGTGTTCCACGGGGAGCGCGGCCGCCGGGAGACGGCCAACCTGGAGCTGCTGCTGCAGCGATGCAGCGAGGTCACGCACTGGGTGGCCACCGAGGTGCTGCTCTGCGAGGCCCCGGGCAAGCGCGCGCAGCTGCTCAAGAAGTTCCTCAAGATCGCGGCCAT CTGCAAGCAGAACCAGGACCTGCTGTCCTTCTACGCCGTGGTCATGGGGCTGGACAACGCCGCCGTCAGCCGCCTGCGCCTCACCTGGGAG AAGCTGCCAGGGAAATTCAAGAACTTGTTCCGCAAATTTGAGAACCTGACA GACCCCTGCAGGAACCACAAAAGCTACCGAGAAGTGATCTCCAAGATGAAACCTCCTGTGATTCCCTTCGTGCCTCTGATCCTCAAAG ACTTGACTTTCCTGCATGAGGGGAGTAAGACCCTTGTCGATGGTTTGGTGAACATCGAGAAGCTG CATTCAGTGGCTGAAAAAGTGAGGACAATCCGCAAATACCGGAGCCGGCCCCTTT GCCTGGATACGGAGGCTTCCCCCCATCACCTGCAGACCAAGGCCTATGTACGCCAGTTCCAGGTCATCGACAACCAGAACCTCCTCTTTGAGCTCTCCTACAAGCTGGAGGCTAATAGTCAGTGA